In one Tessaracoccus palaemonis genomic region, the following are encoded:
- the yidD gene encoding membrane protein insertion efficiency factor YidD, with protein sequence MLKYPLMWFVRGWRRFISPVYGDVCKFHPTCSAYGLRALEVHGALKGSAMTVARLLRCHPWSKGGVDYVPGTPEAVDWARQVSEESRGAEPRTNIEVA encoded by the coding sequence ATGCTGAAGTACCCGCTGATGTGGTTCGTCCGGGGATGGCGACGGTTCATCTCCCCCGTGTACGGCGACGTCTGCAAGTTCCACCCGACGTGCTCGGCCTATGGCCTGCGCGCCCTCGAGGTCCACGGCGCCCTGAAGGGATCCGCGATGACCGTGGCGAGGTTGCTGCGCTGCCATCCCTGGTCCAAGGGCGGCGTCGACTATGTGCCCGGGACGCCCGAAGCGGTGGACTGGGCCCGACAAGTTTCTGAAGAATCCCGCGGCGCCGAGCCGCGGACCAACATTGAGGTGGCCTAA
- the rnpA gene encoding ribonuclease P protein component: protein MLPGPRRLKKSDDFGNAVRRGSRAATPTVVVHMVRRTLQDPPVESRVGFVVSKKVGNAVTRNRVKRRLRHLAVDLHGPAGCDVVVRALPGASEHPERLADDLASAWHRAGRKADAC, encoded by the coding sequence GTGCTGCCTGGGCCGCGCCGACTCAAGAAGTCGGACGACTTTGGCAACGCTGTGCGGCGTGGCTCGCGAGCAGCCACGCCGACCGTAGTGGTGCACATGGTGCGGCGCACCCTCCAGGATCCACCCGTGGAGTCACGGGTGGGTTTTGTTGTGTCCAAGAAGGTCGGCAACGCCGTGACCCGCAACCGGGTCAAGCGACGGCTGCGTCACCTCGCCGTCGACCTCCACGGACCCGCCGGGTGTGACGTCGTCGTGCGGGCCCTGCCGGGCGCCTCCGAGCACCCCGAGCGGCTCGCCGACGACCTCGCCTCCGCCTGGCACCGCGCCGGACGCAAGGCAGACGCATGCTGA
- the rpmH gene encoding 50S ribosomal protein L34, which produces MSKRTFQPSNRRRSRTHGFRARMRTRAGRAILSARRRKGRVELSA; this is translated from the coding sequence ATGAGCAAGCGCACCTTCCAGCCGAGCAATCGTCGCCGCAGCCGTACCCACGGCTTCCGCGCTCGTATGCGTACCCGCGCCGGCCGCGCCATCCTGAGCGCACGTCGTCGCAAGGGTCGCGTCGAGCTGTCCGCCTGA